The following proteins come from a genomic window of Alnus glutinosa chromosome 10, dhAlnGlut1.1, whole genome shotgun sequence:
- the LOC133879329 gene encoding uncharacterized protein LOC133879329, whose protein sequence is MALGLAANSIIISQKRAFTSLAFSASKLLSNRPSHPQSQRICPITITATASSSIAKATLSDVQLQDSNPTSTPTTWSEFARNASGEWDGYGAEFSKEGKPIELPESVVPEAYREWEVKVFDWQTQCPTLAEPEGQDRLLTYKSIKLLPTVGCEADAATRYSIDERSIGGGEDGNKVSAFAYQASGSYVAVWPIEDLGAHKLLELEYCLVNPQDRESRVRIIQVVQVDSEKKMVLQKVRVFREQWYGPFRNGEQLGGCAIRDSGFAATDATEALQVVGVWQGPHAVASFDPIQNDLLQELLDAGVRKSVRDECGLILLPKQLWCSIKESTDDDETCSEVGWLFDHGRAITSRCIFSAAKLKAMSVSRETRAA, encoded by the exons ATGGCATTGGGATTAGCTGCTAATAGCATCATAATATCCCAGAAAAGAGCCTTCACTTCCTTGGCTTTCTCTGCTTCAAAGCTTCTCTCAAATCGTCCTTCCCATCCACAATCGCAACGTATTTGTCCAATCACCATCACTGCCACTGCCTCTTCGTCAATTGCTAAGGCCACCCTCTCAGATGTTCAACTTCAAGACTCCAATCCCACCTCCACCCCCACTA CGTGGTCAGAATTTGCGAGAAATGCATCGGGTGAATGGGATGGGTATGGAGCAGAGTTCTCAAAGGAAGGGAAGCCAATCGAACTTCCTGAGTCTGTTGTACCTGAAGCTTACAGGGAGTGGGAGGTCAAGGTGTTCGATTGGCAAACTCAGTGCCCCACTCTTGCTGAACCAGAGGGTCAGGACCGCCTTCTTACATATAAGTCAATCAAGCTACTTCCCACTGTTGGATGCGAAGCCGATGCCGCTACGCGGTATAGCATAGATGAGAGAAGTATCGGAGGTGGCGAAGATGGCAATAAAGTCTCTGCCTTTGCATATCAAGCTAGTGGGAGCTACGTGGCTGTGTGGCCAATTGAGGATCTGGGTGCGCATAAATTGTTGGAGTTGGAGTACTGTTTGGTCAATCCTCAAGACCGGGAGTCCCGTGTGAGGATAATCCAGGTTGTCCAAGTCGATAGTGAGAAGAAGATGGTGTTGCAGAAAGTTCGAGTTTTTCGTGAGCAGTGGTACGGGCCTTTCAGGAATGGGGAGCAGTTAGGTGGGTGTGCTATCAGAGACTCTGGATTTGCTGCTACTGATGCCACGGAAGCCTTGCAAGTTGTTGGTGTTTGGCAGGGTCCTCATGCTGTTGCCAGTTTCGATCCTATTCAGAAT GACTTACTTCAAGAACTTCTAGATGCTGGTGTGCGGAAGTCAGTAAGAGATGAATGTGGCCTCATATTGCTTCCCAAGCAACTATGGTGTTCAATAAAAGAAAGTACAGATGATGATGAGACTTGTAGTGAGGTGGGATGGCTCTTTGATCATGGACGTGCAATCACATCAAGGTGCATCTTCTCCGCTGCAAAGTTGAAGGCAA TGTCGGTATCACGTGAAACTAGAGCTGCGTAG